The following are encoded in a window of Deinococcus radiopugnans ATCC 19172 genomic DNA:
- a CDS encoding helix-turn-helix domain-containing protein, producing MTLLTNNSTHFRPRTAPAQPAGAADEPTGTIVCVLSEVLGRHRVSQTALAQACGLRPATIHALYHDRTSSVTWDVLARLLVGLQALTHEPYEMGDVFRLR from the coding sequence ATGACCCTTTTGACGAACAACTCCACCCACTTTCGCCCCCGCACCGCCCCGGCCCAGCCTGCCGGAGCTGCAGATGAACCCACCGGCACCATCGTCTGTGTCCTGAGTGAAGTGCTGGGCCGGCACCGCGTCAGCCAGACCGCCCTGGCCCAAGCGTGTGGCCTGCGCCCCGCCACCATCCACGCCCTGTACCACGACCGCACCAGCTCGGTGACCTGGGACGTGCTCGCGCGCCTGCTGGTGGGCTTGCAGGCCCTGACCCACGAGCCCTACGAGATGGGCGACGTCTTCAGGTTGCGATGA